The following are encoded in a window of Amycolatopsis solani genomic DNA:
- a CDS encoding NADP-dependent oxidoreductase, with the protein MRAITFSAYGGPEVLQLSEVPVPEPGPGQVRLAIRAAGVNPIDWKIRNGFMQQNFQVAFPHTPGLEVAGVVDAVGEGADFAVGDEVFGWSETGAYAEYALAKALAPKPASLSWADAAALPVAGETALRVLGLLGVREGETLLLHGASGTVGRFAAQVAVAQGVTVIGTGGSRSLDDLKSLGVVPVRYGDGWEERVREAASGPVDAVFDAAGHGVLPGSVELRGTKDRVVTIADAAAFELGIPFSSGGEQSREVLTGIAGWVTDRGVGLTHGKSYPLAEAAAAQTESEGGHPGGKLTITVG; encoded by the coding sequence ATGCGAGCGATCACCTTCTCCGCTTACGGCGGGCCGGAAGTCCTGCAGCTGTCCGAGGTGCCGGTGCCGGAGCCCGGTCCGGGGCAGGTGCGGCTGGCCATCCGGGCCGCCGGCGTCAACCCGATCGACTGGAAGATCCGCAACGGCTTCATGCAGCAGAACTTCCAGGTCGCCTTCCCGCACACGCCCGGCCTCGAGGTCGCCGGGGTCGTCGACGCCGTCGGTGAAGGCGCGGACTTCGCCGTCGGCGACGAGGTGTTCGGCTGGTCCGAGACCGGCGCTTACGCCGAGTACGCGCTGGCCAAGGCGCTCGCGCCGAAACCCGCGAGCCTTTCCTGGGCGGACGCCGCGGCGTTGCCGGTCGCCGGAGAGACCGCGCTTCGCGTGCTCGGGCTGCTGGGCGTCCGCGAGGGCGAGACGCTGCTGCTGCACGGCGCCAGCGGGACGGTCGGGCGGTTCGCCGCCCAGGTCGCCGTCGCGCAGGGCGTGACCGTCATCGGGACGGGTGGGAGCCGGAGCCTCGACGACCTGAAGTCGCTGGGCGTCGTTCCCGTGCGCTACGGCGACGGCTGGGAGGAGCGCGTCCGCGAAGCCGCCTCCGGGCCGGTGGACGCCGTGTTCGACGCCGCCGGGCACGGGGTGCTGCCCGGGTCCGTCGAGCTTCGGGGCACGAAGGACCGGGTCGTCACCATCGCCGACGCGGCCGCGTTCGAGCTGGGGATCCCGTTCTCCAGCGGGGGCGAGCAGAGCCGCGAGGTCCTGACCGGGATTGCCGGCTGGGTGACCGACCGCGGAGTCGGGCTGACGCACGGGAAGAGCTACCCGCTCGCCGAAGCGGCCGCCGCGCAGACCGAAAGCGAGGGCGGGCACCCCGGCGGAAAGCTCACGATCACCGTCGGGTGA
- a CDS encoding lysophospholipid acyltransferase family protein — translation MSHAWMPTSPCGDGCLTDADAVVALPRRILRFAAAITAVLAALLSAPLLLVPWGRERRLRLIFRGVLRAFGVRLDVRGGADFLTAPAGRGALVVNNHISWLDIVAINALRPMRALAKKEIAGWPVLGGLVRRGGSIFLDREQLRTLPATMASLADALRTGSLVSVTPEGTTWCGLASGRFTTATFQAAIDGGVPVRPIALRYRLADGRETSRPAFIGPESLIASLRRVAALRGLVLEVHICPEIAPGRAENRRELAALAEAAVHSALGTVQIPAQQRRRTSRRQPAPLASPPAK, via the coding sequence ATGAGCCACGCCTGGATGCCGACGTCGCCCTGCGGTGACGGCTGCCTGACCGACGCCGACGCGGTGGTCGCCCTGCCGCGCCGGATCCTGCGCTTCGCGGCGGCGATCACGGCCGTTCTCGCGGCGCTGCTGTCCGCGCCGCTGCTGCTGGTGCCGTGGGGCCGCGAACGCCGGCTCCGGTTGATCTTCCGCGGGGTGCTGCGGGCGTTCGGCGTCCGCCTGGACGTCCGGGGCGGCGCCGATTTCCTGACCGCGCCCGCCGGCCGTGGCGCGCTGGTCGTCAACAACCACATCTCGTGGCTGGACATCGTCGCGATCAACGCGCTGCGTCCGATGCGCGCGCTGGCCAAGAAAGAAATCGCGGGCTGGCCGGTACTGGGCGGCCTGGTCCGCCGCGGCGGCAGCATCTTCCTCGACCGCGAGCAGCTGAGGACGCTGCCCGCCACGATGGCGTCGCTGGCCGACGCGTTGCGGACGGGTTCGCTGGTGAGCGTCACCCCGGAGGGCACGACGTGGTGCGGCCTGGCGTCGGGCCGCTTCACGACGGCGACGTTCCAGGCGGCCATCGACGGCGGTGTCCCGGTGCGCCCGATCGCGCTGCGCTACCGCCTCGCCGACGGCCGCGAGACCAGCCGCCCGGCGTTCATCGGCCCGGAGTCGCTGATCGCCTCACTCCGCCGGGTCGCCGCGCTGCGCGGCCTGGTCCTGGAGGTCCACATCTGCCCGGAGATCGCCCCCGGCCGCGCGGAGAACCGCCGCGAGCTGGCGGCCCTCGCCGAGGCCGCCGTCCATTCCGCACTGGGCACGGTCCAGATTCCGGCCCAGCAGCGCCGCCGCACCTCGCGCCGACAGCCGGCGCCCCTGGCTTCGCCTCCCGCGAAGTGA
- a CDS encoding GNAT family N-acetyltransferase: MTTSQLLVSTDQAGAELPADAPRYSLLVAHANDEVVAAQRLRHRVFAEEMGARLHTLRPGLDVDEFDEFCDHLVVRDDNTGEIVGCYRMLPPERATQAGKLYADSEFDLSALDGIRPHLVETGRSCVHPDHRSGAVVSLVWAGIARYMLLSGHRYLAGCASVPLVDGGSFAAGVWDLLRTKHYSDEATRVSPLIPWDASEIERPARATLPPLIKGYVRLGAKVHGPPALDADFGVADFFVVLDLHNVDERYLKFFLGASA, translated from the coding sequence ATGACGACGTCACAGCTCCTCGTCAGCACTGATCAGGCGGGTGCAGAGCTCCCCGCGGACGCTCCCCGGTACTCCCTCCTCGTCGCCCACGCGAACGACGAAGTGGTCGCCGCGCAACGGCTGCGGCACCGCGTTTTCGCCGAGGAAATGGGGGCGCGCCTGCACACGCTCCGGCCCGGTCTCGACGTGGACGAGTTCGACGAGTTCTGCGACCACCTCGTGGTGCGCGACGACAACACCGGCGAGATCGTCGGCTGCTACCGGATGCTGCCGCCCGAGCGCGCCACGCAGGCCGGGAAGCTCTACGCCGACAGCGAATTCGACCTGAGCGCGCTCGACGGAATCCGGCCGCACCTGGTCGAAACCGGCCGGTCCTGCGTGCACCCCGACCACCGCAGCGGCGCCGTCGTCAGCCTGGTCTGGGCCGGGATCGCCCGCTACATGCTGCTTTCCGGCCACCGCTACCTCGCCGGCTGCGCGTCCGTCCCGCTGGTCGACGGCGGTTCCTTCGCCGCCGGCGTGTGGGACCTCCTGCGCACCAAGCACTACTCGGACGAGGCCACCCGCGTCTCGCCGCTGATCCCGTGGGACGCGTCGGAGATCGAACGCCCGGCGCGCGCGACGCTGCCGCCGCTGATCAAGGGCTACGTCCGGCTCGGCGCCAAGGTCCACGGCCCGCCCGCGCTGGACGCCGACTTCGGCGTCGCGGACTTCTTCGTCGTGCTGGACCTGCACAACGTCGACGAGCGGTACCTGAAGTTCTTCCTCGGGGCTTCGGCATGA
- a CDS encoding electron transfer flavoprotein subunit alpha/FixB family protein → MAEVLVLVDHVDGEVKKVTLELLTAARALGEPSAVVVGPTGTAAKAKEALAAHGAAKVYVAEGDDAANYLVTPKVDVLAALAQQASPAAVLVTASGEGKEVAARLAVRLGSGLIYDAVGVNGDGVIDQSIFGGAFSVKSKSAKGSPVVSIRPGAVEAEPAEGAAAEETVEIPAVDAAKATKITGVEPVTGGDRPELTEASIVVSGGRGVGSAEKFDVVEKLADSLGAAVGASRAAVDSGYYPAQFQVGQTGKTVSPQLYIALGISGAIQHRAGMQTSKTIIAVNKDPEAPIFEIADFGIVGDLFNVAPQLTEAVEKRKG, encoded by the coding sequence ATGGCTGAAGTACTCGTCCTCGTCGACCACGTCGACGGTGAGGTCAAGAAGGTCACGCTCGAGCTGCTGACCGCCGCCCGCGCGCTCGGTGAGCCGTCGGCCGTCGTCGTCGGCCCGACCGGGACCGCCGCCAAGGCGAAGGAAGCGCTCGCCGCGCACGGCGCCGCCAAGGTGTATGTCGCGGAAGGCGACGACGCCGCGAACTACCTGGTCACGCCGAAGGTGGACGTGCTCGCCGCGCTCGCGCAGCAGGCGTCCCCGGCCGCCGTGCTCGTCACCGCCAGCGGTGAGGGCAAGGAGGTCGCCGCCCGCCTGGCCGTGCGCCTGGGCTCCGGGCTGATCTACGACGCGGTGGGCGTCAACGGCGACGGCGTCATCGACCAGTCCATCTTCGGTGGCGCGTTCTCGGTGAAGTCCAAGTCTGCGAAGGGCTCGCCGGTCGTGTCCATCCGGCCGGGCGCGGTCGAGGCCGAGCCGGCCGAGGGCGCGGCGGCCGAGGAGACCGTCGAGATCCCCGCGGTCGACGCCGCCAAGGCCACCAAGATCACCGGCGTCGAGCCGGTGACCGGCGGTGACCGTCCGGAGCTGACCGAGGCCTCGATCGTGGTCTCCGGTGGTCGTGGCGTCGGCTCGGCGGAGAAGTTCGACGTCGTCGAGAAGCTGGCCGACTCGCTCGGCGCGGCTGTCGGCGCTTCGCGTGCCGCTGTCGACTCCGGCTACTACCCGGCGCAGTTCCAGGTGGGCCAGACCGGCAAGACCGTGTCGCCGCAGCTGTACATCGCGCTCGGCATCTCCGGCGCGATCCAGCACCGCGCCGGCATGCAGACGTCGAAGACGATCATCGCCGTCAACAAGGACCCGGAGGCGCCGATCTTCGAGATCGCCGACTTCGGCATCGTTGGCGACCTGTTCAACGTCGCGCCGCAGCTGACCGAAGCGGTCGAGAAGCGCAAGGGCTGA
- a CDS encoding electron transfer flavoprotein subunit beta/FixA family protein, with the protein MTNIVVLVKQVPDTYSERKLNGTDHTLDRESADAVLDEINEKAVEEALKIKEAGEGEVTVISVGPDRATDAIRKALSMGADKAIHVSDEALHGSDAIATAKVLAAAIAKVEGYDLIIAGNESSDGRGGAIPAILAELLGLPQVTYAREVTVDGTTIKAVRETEDGLTRLEATLPAVVSVGEKINEPRYPSFKGIMAAKKKPVETFTIADLGVDAGEVGLGNAWSTVTESSPKPPRTAGEKAEDEGDGGTKVAEYLVGQKLI; encoded by the coding sequence ATGACGAACATCGTTGTCCTGGTCAAGCAGGTACCGGACACCTACTCGGAGCGGAAGCTCAACGGGACCGACCACACCCTTGACCGTGAATCCGCCGACGCCGTGCTCGACGAGATCAACGAGAAGGCCGTCGAAGAGGCGCTGAAGATCAAGGAAGCGGGCGAGGGCGAAGTCACCGTGATCTCGGTGGGCCCGGACCGCGCGACCGACGCCATCCGCAAGGCGCTGTCCATGGGCGCCGACAAGGCCATCCACGTCTCGGACGAGGCGCTGCACGGCTCCGACGCGATCGCCACCGCCAAGGTGCTCGCCGCCGCGATCGCGAAGGTCGAAGGCTACGACCTGATCATCGCCGGCAACGAGTCCTCCGACGGCCGCGGCGGCGCCATCCCCGCGATCCTCGCCGAGCTGCTCGGCCTGCCGCAGGTCACCTACGCGCGTGAGGTCACCGTCGACGGCACGACCATCAAGGCCGTCCGCGAGACCGAGGACGGCCTGACCCGCCTCGAGGCGACCCTGCCCGCGGTGGTGAGCGTCGGCGAGAAGATCAACGAGCCGCGCTACCCGTCCTTCAAGGGCATCATGGCCGCGAAGAAGAAGCCGGTCGAGACGTTCACCATCGCCGACCTGGGCGTCGACGCGGGTGAGGTCGGCCTCGGCAACGCGTGGTCCACCGTGACCGAGTCCTCGCCGAAGCCGCCGCGCACCGCCGGTGAGAAGGCCGAAGACGAGGGCGACGGCGGCACCAAGGTCGCCGAGTACCTGGTCGGCCAGAAGCTCATCTGA
- a CDS encoding DegV family protein translates to MPARIAVITDSSSCLPDIVAARWAIGVVQIQLNMGGHFDDENRFDRGDVIDALRSGQVLTTSPPDPGAFFWTYQEAAAAGATAIVSIHISGRMSDTVRAARDAAQQVRIPVHVLDSRTTGMSLGFAVVAAARAAAAGADAGRVIDAAERRCTTSTEFIYVDTLEYLRRGGRIGAAQAMIGTAFSIKPLLTVKDGEVAPLARVPGTRRALAKMVDLAVKKSGGFRADIAVTRFGASDHELEIGRQIERRVPAMAESMVVEASTVIGAHLGPGALGITVSPVG, encoded by the coding sequence ATGCCCGCGCGCATCGCCGTCATCACCGACTCGAGCTCCTGCCTGCCCGACATCGTCGCCGCCCGCTGGGCGATCGGCGTCGTCCAGATCCAGCTGAACATGGGTGGTCACTTCGACGACGAAAACCGCTTCGACCGCGGCGACGTGATCGACGCGTTGAGATCGGGGCAGGTCCTCACCACTTCGCCCCCGGATCCGGGGGCGTTCTTCTGGACCTACCAGGAAGCGGCCGCCGCCGGCGCGACCGCCATCGTCAGCATCCACATCTCCGGCCGCATGTCCGACACCGTCCGCGCGGCCCGGGACGCCGCCCAGCAGGTCCGCATCCCGGTGCACGTCCTCGACAGCCGCACCACCGGGATGAGCCTGGGCTTCGCCGTGGTGGCGGCGGCACGGGCGGCCGCGGCGGGCGCGGACGCCGGGCGCGTCATCGACGCCGCCGAACGCCGGTGCACCACCAGCACCGAGTTCATCTACGTCGACACGCTGGAGTACCTCCGCCGGGGCGGCCGGATCGGCGCCGCGCAGGCGATGATCGGCACCGCGTTCTCGATCAAGCCGCTGCTCACGGTCAAGGACGGCGAGGTCGCGCCGCTGGCCAGGGTCCCCGGCACGCGGCGGGCACTGGCCAAGATGGTCGACCTCGCGGTGAAGAAGTCCGGCGGGTTCCGCGCCGACATCGCCGTGACCCGGTTCGGCGCGAGCGACCACGAGCTCGAGATCGGCAGGCAGATCGAACGCCGGGTGCCCGCGATGGCCGAAAGCATGGTCGTCGAGGCGAGCACGGTCATCGGCGCGCACCTCGGCCCGGGCGCGCTCGGCATCACGGTGTCGCCGGTGGGCTGA
- a CDS encoding class I SAM-dependent methyltransferase has protein sequence MTTPATRAEALHLTGERTVPGIAEENYWFKRHEAAYAALLPHCADATVLEAGCGEGYGASLLATTARRVLALDYDVPTTEHVARRYPELGVARANLAFLPVRDGAVDVVANFQVIEHLWDQAGFLAECRRVLPKNGKLLVTTPNRLTFTPDSDTPLNPFHTRELAPSELAGLLDDAGFEVETLHGLHHGEAVRALDERYGGSIIDAQLDVVMGELPGQAVWPAALLADVAAIEASGFDIHGDDLDESLDLIAVAVRR, from the coding sequence GTGACCACCCCAGCCACCCGGGCCGAAGCGCTGCACCTCACCGGTGAACGGACCGTCCCCGGCATCGCCGAGGAGAACTACTGGTTCAAACGCCACGAAGCCGCGTACGCCGCACTGTTGCCCCACTGCGCGGACGCGACGGTGCTCGAAGCCGGCTGCGGCGAGGGCTACGGCGCGAGCCTCCTCGCGACGACGGCCCGCCGGGTGCTCGCGCTCGACTACGACGTGCCGACCACCGAGCACGTCGCCCGCCGCTACCCCGAGCTCGGCGTCGCGCGGGCGAACCTGGCGTTCCTGCCGGTGCGGGACGGCGCGGTCGACGTTGTGGCCAACTTCCAGGTCATCGAGCACCTGTGGGACCAGGCGGGGTTCCTCGCCGAGTGCCGGCGGGTCTTGCCGAAAAACGGCAAACTGCTGGTCACGACGCCGAACCGGCTGACGTTCACGCCGGACAGCGACACGCCGCTGAACCCGTTCCACACCCGTGAGCTGGCGCCGTCCGAGCTGGCCGGCCTGCTCGACGACGCCGGCTTCGAGGTCGAGACGCTGCACGGGCTGCACCACGGCGAGGCCGTGCGCGCACTCGACGAGCGGTACGGCGGTTCGATCATCGACGCCCAGCTCGACGTGGTCATGGGCGAGCTGCCTGGCCAGGCCGTCTGGCCGGCGGCGTTGCTCGCCGACGTCGCCGCGATCGAGGCGTCCGGGTTCGACATCCACGGGGACGACCTGGACGAGAGCCTCGACCTGATCGCCGTGGCGGTGCGCCGATGA
- a CDS encoding glycoside hydrolase family 57 protein, which yields MSEGTFCLVVHSHLPWLPHHGTWPVGEEWLYQAWAHSYLPMVDLLERFAAEGRRDVLTLGVTPVLAAQLDDPYSIRAFHDWLGHWQLRAQHAATLWRGDPLLRELAAAEHRTAVRAADELGTRWRHGFSPILRSLVENSTIELLGGPLAHPFQPLLDPRVREFALNAGLADTALRLGSRPEAIWAPECGYAPGMENDYAAAGVRRFMVDGPSLRGETWAARPVGTSDVVSFGRDLEVTYRVWSPKASYPGHAAYRDFHTWQHEVGLKAARVTGKTVEPQDKAPYDPALAADVLQGHVKDFVETVVTRLRSLKAHHGREALVVAAYDTELFGHWWHEGPAWLEGVLRALPEAGVRVTTLKGAIEAGHVGEPIDLPASSWGSGKDWRVWDGEQVKDMVEANAALQRRLLDLVADLATTARDTVADQAVAEAMLALQSDWAFMVTKDSAADYARRRAAVHTERFDALAGLLRRGDRARAAELAAAYRADDGPFGHLDARALKHD from the coding sequence ATGAGCGAGGGGACGTTCTGCCTCGTCGTGCACAGCCACCTGCCGTGGCTGCCGCACCACGGGACCTGGCCGGTCGGCGAAGAATGGCTGTACCAGGCGTGGGCGCACTCGTACCTGCCGATGGTCGACCTGCTCGAGCGGTTCGCCGCCGAAGGGCGCCGGGACGTGCTGACGCTGGGCGTGACGCCGGTGCTCGCCGCGCAGCTCGACGACCCGTACAGCATCCGCGCGTTCCACGACTGGCTAGGCCACTGGCAGCTGCGCGCCCAGCACGCGGCGACGTTGTGGCGCGGCGACCCGCTGCTGCGCGAGCTCGCGGCGGCCGAGCACCGGACCGCGGTCCGCGCCGCCGACGAGCTGGGCACGCGCTGGCGGCATGGCTTCTCGCCCATCCTCCGCTCTCTGGTCGAAAATTCGACCATCGAGCTGCTCGGCGGCCCGCTCGCCCACCCGTTCCAGCCGCTGCTGGACCCTCGGGTGCGCGAGTTCGCGCTGAACGCCGGGCTCGCCGACACGGCGCTGCGGCTCGGGTCGCGGCCCGAGGCGATCTGGGCACCGGAGTGCGGTTACGCGCCTGGCATGGAAAACGACTACGCCGCCGCCGGCGTGCGGCGGTTCATGGTCGACGGGCCGTCGCTACGCGGCGAGACCTGGGCCGCGCGGCCGGTCGGGACGAGCGACGTGGTCAGTTTCGGACGAGACCTCGAAGTCACCTACCGCGTCTGGTCGCCGAAGGCCAGCTACCCCGGGCACGCCGCATACCGCGACTTCCACACCTGGCAGCACGAAGTCGGGCTGAAGGCGGCCCGGGTCACCGGCAAGACGGTCGAGCCGCAGGACAAGGCGCCGTACGACCCGGCGCTCGCCGCGGACGTGCTGCAGGGGCACGTCAAGGACTTCGTCGAAACGGTCGTGACGCGACTGCGTTCGTTGAAGGCGCACCACGGGCGTGAGGCGCTCGTGGTCGCCGCGTACGACACGGAGCTGTTCGGGCACTGGTGGCACGAAGGGCCGGCCTGGCTGGAAGGCGTGCTGCGGGCGCTGCCCGAGGCCGGCGTCCGGGTGACGACGCTGAAAGGCGCGATCGAGGCCGGCCACGTCGGTGAGCCGATCGACCTGCCGGCGTCGTCGTGGGGCTCGGGCAAGGACTGGCGCGTCTGGGACGGCGAGCAGGTCAAGGACATGGTCGAGGCCAACGCGGCGCTCCAGCGTCGGCTGCTCGACCTCGTTGCCGATTTGGCGACAACGGCCCGGGACACCGTCGCCGACCAGGCCGTGGCCGAGGCGATGCTGGCGCTGCAAAGCGACTGGGCGTTCATGGTCACCAAGGACTCCGCCGCGGATTACGCCCGGCGCCGCGCGGCGGTGCACACCGAGCGCTTCGACGCGCTGGCCGGGTTGCTGCGCCGCGGCGACCGCGCGCGGGCGGCGGAACTCGCCGCCGCCTACCGCGCCGACGACGGACCGTTCGGGCACCTCGACGCCCGGGCGCTGAAGCACGACTGA
- a CDS encoding glutathione peroxidase, giving the protein MGIHEIPVKTLDGQDSSLGSLAGKALLVVNVASKCGLTPQYSGLERLQERFGGQGFSVVGFPCNQFAGQEPGSADEIQTFCSTTYGVTFPLFEKIDVNGEGQHPLYAELTKNADAEGAAGDVQWNFEKFLVGADGEVLARFRPRTEPEDETVVKAIEAALPA; this is encoded by the coding sequence ATGGGCATCCACGAAATTCCGGTCAAGACCCTCGACGGCCAGGACAGCTCGCTGGGCTCTCTCGCCGGCAAGGCCCTGCTCGTGGTCAACGTCGCGTCGAAGTGCGGCCTGACCCCGCAGTACTCCGGCCTCGAGCGGCTGCAGGAGCGCTTCGGCGGCCAAGGCTTCTCGGTCGTCGGTTTTCCGTGCAACCAGTTCGCCGGGCAGGAGCCGGGGAGCGCGGACGAGATCCAGACGTTCTGCTCGACGACCTACGGCGTCACGTTCCCGCTGTTCGAGAAGATCGACGTCAACGGCGAGGGACAGCACCCGCTCTACGCGGAGCTGACCAAGAACGCCGACGCCGAGGGCGCCGCGGGCGACGTCCAGTGGAACTTCGAGAAGTTCCTGGTCGGCGCGGACGGCGAGGTCCTGGCGCGGTTCCGGCCGCGCACCGAGCCCGAAGACGAGACCGTCGTCAAGGCCATCGAGGCGGCGCTTCCGGCCTGA
- a CDS encoding YbiU family protein produces MTTTELPANMAEAVTRTKHELRARIGDVAGAFAGVRDWMRREVDAVAADRDAFPVVRFRDIAENNVPGRTLDAIRRRGCAVVKGTFTREAAETWDAELAAYLADNDFSGTYQGPADDVFAGLASGQPQIYPVYWSKPQIQARQHEHMVAVRRFLNSFWRHESEGRVWFDPDRDTAYPDRIRRRAPGSASLGLSAHTDSGSVERWLLPAYQRVFRHVFDGDWRAYDPWDGAHRTEVDEYPSTVMCSAFRTFQGWTALSEMRQGDGVLHVVPIPSAIAYVLLRALQDDIPDDDLCGAANGQALPVNDKYHDDLLPALTSIPDVEPGDTVWWHGDVVHAVADGTNPDRWGNVMYIPASPHCPKNAAYAEKCGRAFLTGASPGDFAPEDYEVNWTGRATIDDLSAVGRDQLGL; encoded by the coding sequence ATGACCACCACCGAGCTGCCCGCGAACATGGCCGAGGCCGTCACGCGGACCAAACACGAGCTGCGCGCCCGGATCGGCGACGTCGCCGGCGCGTTCGCCGGGGTCCGGGACTGGATGCGCCGGGAGGTCGACGCCGTCGCCGCCGACCGGGACGCCTTTCCCGTCGTCCGTTTTCGCGACATCGCCGAAAACAACGTGCCGGGCCGGACGCTCGACGCGATCCGGCGCCGCGGCTGCGCCGTCGTCAAAGGCACCTTCACCCGCGAAGCGGCCGAGACCTGGGACGCCGAGCTCGCCGCCTACCTCGCGGACAACGACTTCTCCGGCACCTATCAGGGACCGGCCGACGACGTTTTCGCCGGGCTCGCCTCCGGCCAGCCGCAGATCTACCCCGTGTACTGGTCGAAGCCGCAGATCCAAGCGCGCCAGCACGAGCACATGGTCGCCGTCCGGCGGTTCCTGAACTCTTTCTGGCGGCACGAGTCCGAGGGCCGCGTCTGGTTCGACCCCGATCGCGACACGGCCTACCCCGACCGCATCCGCCGCCGAGCGCCCGGCTCGGCGTCGCTCGGCCTGTCCGCCCACACCGACTCCGGCTCGGTCGAACGCTGGCTGCTGCCCGCCTACCAGCGGGTCTTCCGGCACGTCTTCGACGGCGACTGGCGCGCCTACGACCCGTGGGACGGCGCCCACCGCACGGAAGTCGACGAATACCCGTCGACGGTGATGTGCTCGGCCTTCCGCACTTTCCAGGGCTGGACCGCGTTGTCGGAAATGCGACAAGGCGACGGCGTGCTGCACGTGGTGCCGATCCCGTCGGCGATCGCGTACGTCCTGCTCCGCGCGCTCCAGGACGACATCCCCGACGACGACCTCTGCGGCGCGGCCAACGGACAAGCGTTGCCGGTCAACGACAAGTACCACGACGACCTGCTGCCGGCGCTGACGTCGATCCCCGACGTGGAGCCGGGCGACACGGTCTGGTGGCACGGCGACGTCGTTCACGCGGTCGCCGACGGCACCAATCCGGATCGGTGGGGAAACGTCATGTACATCCCGGCGAGCCCGCATTGCCCGAAGAACGCGGCGTACGCCGAGAAATGCGGCCGCGCGTTCCTGACCGGCGCGAGCCCCGGCGATTTCGCGCCCGAAGACTACGAAGTGAACTGGACCGGCCGGGCCACGATCGACGACCTCAGCGCCGTCGGCCGCGACCAGCTCGGGCTGTGA
- a CDS encoding ROK family transcriptional regulator, whose amino-acid sequence MSDPDRPLPRLAMLRAMTDRAVLDQVFVHGRTTRAELAAATGISKPTISESVRRLETAGALRATGTDQTGRRGRIATFYELAADAGRVVAAEVNQQGIRTVTTDLTGAVLATERHAPAGRPITAAVRAAVAAASAAGTGPVRATAISVANPVDPVTHEVVALPGSPFPEGRLRAGDVGSGVLLDNDVNFSALAERREGAAREAKSFAYVYVGAGLGVSLYVGDQLVRGAHGLAGEIGYLDSSGTTLAAALSDQGFGRPDAPSLDVGEISTTLDRAAEDAVAAERLRLLGATLGRAVAAICTIVDPDLVLLGGPAGSRADLVAEIRRTVRAMTPGPVRVEAGEVTDSAALRGALLSALDHGRDGLIRAVAES is encoded by the coding sequence ATGTCCGACCCCGACCGGCCGCTCCCACGCCTGGCGATGCTGCGGGCCATGACCGACCGCGCGGTGCTCGACCAGGTCTTCGTCCACGGCCGGACCACGCGCGCCGAGCTCGCCGCGGCCACCGGGATCTCGAAGCCGACGATCTCGGAGTCCGTCCGGCGACTGGAGACGGCCGGAGCGCTGCGGGCCACCGGCACCGACCAGACCGGCCGCCGCGGCCGGATCGCCACGTTCTACGAGCTGGCCGCCGACGCCGGTCGCGTCGTCGCTGCGGAGGTGAACCAGCAGGGCATCCGCACGGTGACGACCGATCTGACCGGCGCCGTCCTGGCCACCGAGCGGCACGCGCCGGCCGGCCGGCCGATCACCGCCGCCGTCCGGGCGGCCGTCGCCGCCGCGAGCGCTGCCGGGACGGGCCCGGTGCGGGCGACCGCGATCTCGGTGGCCAACCCGGTGGACCCGGTCACGCACGAAGTCGTCGCGCTGCCGGGGTCGCCGTTCCCCGAGGGCAGGCTCCGGGCCGGCGACGTCGGGAGTGGGGTGCTGCTCGACAACGACGTCAACTTTTCGGCGCTCGCCGAACGACGGGAGGGCGCCGCACGGGAGGCGAAGAGCTTCGCTTACGTCTACGTCGGCGCGGGGCTCGGCGTCAGTCTCTACGTCGGCGACCAGCTCGTCCGGGGCGCGCACGGGCTGGCGGGTGAAATCGGGTACCTGGACAGCTCCGGGACGACGCTGGCTGCCGCCCTCTCCGACCAGGGGTTCGGCCGGCCGGACGCGCCGTCGCTGGACGTTGGCGAAATTTCGACCACGCTCGACCGGGCCGCCGAGGACGCCGTCGCCGCGGAACGGCTACGGCTGCTCGGTGCGACGCTCGGGCGGGCCGTGGCCGCGATCTGCACCATCGTCGACCCGGACCTCGTGCTGCTGGGCGGGCCGGCCGGGAGCCGGGCGGACCTCGTTGCCGAAATCCGGCGAACGGTCCGCGCGATGACGCCCGGCCCGGTCCGGGTCGAAGCCGGTGAGGTGACGGACTCGGCGGCGCTGCGCGGCGCGCTGCTGTCGGCACTCGACCACGGGCGCGACGGTCTGATCAGAGCGGTTGCCGAAAGTTGA